A single region of the Methylocystis echinoides genome encodes:
- a CDS encoding carbamoyltransferase family protein — MLILGVSAFYHDSAAALLRDGEIVAAAQEERFTRIKHDSAFPENAIRYCLTEAGVTGADIDHIVFYEKPFVKFERLLETYLAFAPKGFESFRKAMPLWIGEKIFQRDIITKALKDIDPGLAEGDKLLFSEHHFSHAASAFYPSPFERALVLTMDGVGEWTTTSVALGNGSQLQIVKEIHFPHSLGLLYSALTYYTGFKVNSGEYKVMGLAPYGEPKYAKLMLDHLIDVKADGSFHLNLDYFDYCTALKMTNDRFDQLFGAPARKPEDRLEQRHMDLAASVQAVTEEVVLRLTRALAAETGEKNLCLAGGVALNCVANGKILRDGAFENIFIQPAAGDAGGALGAALAGYYHQKEQPRRVTPGKDSMKGSYLGPRYETADIEKRLRAVGAVFTVVDDDGVIEQTAQALVAGQAVGWHQGRMEFGPRALGGRSILGDPRSPTMQKALNLKVKFRESFRPFAPSVLRERVSDWFEINCDSPYMLLVANVQKSHCREMSAEENALFGIDKLNVPRSDIPAVTHVDYSARIQTVHEDTNPRYHRLLTRFEQLTGCPVLINTSFNVRGEPIVSTPEDAFRCFMGSDIEFLAVGNCILRKADQDPSLALDYKNAFELD; from the coding sequence ATGCTCATCCTCGGCGTTTCAGCCTTCTATCATGATAGCGCCGCCGCGCTTTTGCGCGACGGCGAGATCGTCGCTGCGGCGCAGGAGGAGCGCTTTACGCGCATCAAGCACGACTCCGCCTTCCCCGAGAACGCCATCCGCTACTGTCTGACGGAAGCGGGCGTCACCGGCGCGGACATCGATCACATCGTGTTCTACGAGAAGCCGTTCGTGAAATTCGAGCGGCTTCTCGAAACCTATCTGGCCTTCGCGCCGAAGGGCTTCGAATCCTTCCGCAAGGCCATGCCGCTGTGGATCGGCGAGAAGATCTTCCAGCGCGACATCATCACCAAGGCGCTGAAGGATATCGATCCGGGACTGGCGGAAGGCGACAAGCTGCTCTTTTCCGAGCATCACTTCTCGCATGCCGCCTCGGCCTTCTATCCCTCGCCCTTCGAACGCGCGCTGGTTCTCACCATGGACGGCGTCGGCGAATGGACGACGACGTCGGTCGCGCTCGGCAACGGGTCGCAGCTTCAGATCGTCAAGGAAATCCATTTCCCGCATTCGCTCGGCCTGCTCTATTCGGCGCTGACCTATTACACCGGCTTCAAGGTCAATTCGGGCGAGTACAAGGTGATGGGCCTCGCGCCCTATGGCGAGCCGAAATACGCCAAACTCATGCTCGATCATCTCATCGACGTGAAGGCCGACGGCTCGTTCCATCTCAATCTCGATTACTTCGACTACTGCACCGCGCTGAAGATGACGAACGACAGGTTCGATCAGCTCTTTGGCGCGCCGGCGCGCAAGCCGGAGGACCGTCTCGAACAGCGTCACATGGATCTGGCCGCTTCGGTGCAGGCGGTGACGGAGGAAGTGGTGCTGCGCCTCACCCGCGCGCTTGCGGCGGAAACGGGCGAGAAGAATCTCTGCCTCGCCGGCGGCGTCGCGCTGAACTGCGTGGCGAACGGCAAGATCCTGCGCGACGGGGCTTTCGAGAACATCTTCATCCAGCCGGCGGCCGGCGATGCGGGCGGCGCGCTGGGCGCGGCGCTCGCGGGCTATTATCACCAGAAGGAACAGCCGCGCCGCGTCACGCCGGGCAAGGACTCGATGAAGGGCTCCTATCTCGGCCCGCGTTACGAGACCGCCGATATCGAAAAGCGCCTGCGCGCCGTCGGCGCCGTCTTCACGGTGGTGGATGACGATGGCGTGATCGAACAGACGGCGCAGGCGCTCGTCGCCGGTCAGGCGGTGGGCTGGCATCAGGGCCGCATGGAATTCGGCCCGCGCGCGCTCGGCGGCCGCTCGATTCTCGGCGATCCGCGTTCGCCCACGATGCAGAAGGCGCTCAATCTCAAGGTGAAGTTCCGCGAGAGCTTCCGCCCCTTCGCGCCGTCGGTGCTGCGCGAGCGCGTGTCGGACTGGTTCGAGATCAATTGCGACTCGCCCTACATGCTGCTCGTCGCCAATGTGCAGAAGAGCCATTGCCGCGAAATGTCGGCGGAAGAAAACGCGCTGTTCGGAATCGACAAGCTGAACGTGCCGCGCTCGGATATTCCGGCGGTGACGCATGTCGATTATTCGGCGCGTATTCAGACGGTGCATGAAGACACCAATCCGCGCTACCATCGCCTGCTGACGCGCTTCGAACAGTTGACCGGCTGCCCGGTGCTGATCAACACCAGCTTCAACGTGCGCGGCGAGCCGATCGTCTCGACGCCGGAGGACGCCTTCCGCTGCTTCATGGGCTCGGACATCGAGTTCCTGGCTGTCGGAAACTGCATCCTGCGCAAGGCGGATCAGGACCCGTCGCTGGCGCTGGATTACAAGAACGCCTTCGAACTGGATTGA
- a CDS encoding SxtJ family membrane protein — protein MAGHETLKSNRKVELGSNRNFGLVFAGVFAVLAVWPLIRHGEAIRWWALAPAAVFLGLALYADHLLAPLNKLWFRFGLLLHSIVSPLVMGGLFYGAVTPVALVLRAMGKDILRLKQDDAKSYWIERTPPGPAKNSMGQQF, from the coding sequence ATGGCCGGTCACGAGACGCTCAAATCCAATCGCAAAGTCGAACTGGGGTCGAACAGGAATTTCGGCCTCGTCTTCGCCGGCGTCTTCGCGGTTCTGGCCGTCTGGCCGCTGATCCGCCATGGCGAGGCCATCCGCTGGTGGGCGCTGGCGCCGGCCGCCGTGTTCCTCGGCCTCGCCCTCTACGCCGACCATCTGCTGGCGCCGCTCAACAAGCTGTGGTTCCGCTTCGGCCTGCTGCTGCACAGCATCGTGTCGCCGCTGGTGATGGGCGGGCTGTTCTACGGCGCCGTCACGCCCGTCGCCCTGGTGTTGCGGGCGATGGGCAAGGATATCCTGCGCCTGAAGCAGGATGACGCGAAAAGCTACTGGATCGAGCGCACGCCGCCCGGCCCCGCGAAAAATTCGATGGGCCAGCAATTCTGA
- a CDS encoding cupin domain-containing protein, giving the protein MRRLLYPLAGLLVALPACAAEPEIIGERNGKDVVTIRAPESATSKQTLPIFPGVSGRSAGAKGLSLLKVVIPPGGSAAAHIHKGYETAIYLIQGTVETRYGDRLEKRVVNVAGDFVFIPPDVPHQPTNLSKTEPAIAIVARNDPDEQEHVVLLPKE; this is encoded by the coding sequence ATGCGCAGATTGCTCTATCCCCTCGCCGGCCTGCTCGTCGCCCTGCCCGCCTGCGCCGCCGAGCCCGAGATCATCGGCGAGAGAAATGGCAAGGATGTCGTGACAATTCGCGCGCCCGAGTCCGCGACCTCGAAACAGACGCTGCCGATTTTCCCCGGCGTTTCCGGCAGGAGCGCCGGCGCCAAAGGGCTGTCGCTGCTGAAAGTCGTCATTCCCCCCGGCGGCTCGGCCGCCGCGCATATCCACAAGGGCTACGAAACCGCGATCTATCTGATTCAGGGCACGGTCGAGACGCGCTATGGCGACAGGCTCGAAAAGCGCGTCGTGAATGTCGCGGGCGATTTCGTCTTCATCCCGCCGGATGTGCCGCATCAACCGACCAATCTCAGCAAGACCGAGCCCGCGATCGCCATCGTCGCGCGCAACGATCCCGACGAGCAGGAACATGTCGTTTTGCTGCCGAAGGAATAG
- a CDS encoding DUF5989 family protein, with product MSSFLKEFVAYLRTRKKFWLVPLFVLFLLFGALFFLGQGSVVAPFIYTLF from the coding sequence ATGTCGTCCTTCCTGAAGGAGTTCGTCGCCTATCTGCGCACGCGCAAGAAGTTCTGGCTGGTGCCGCTCTTCGTGCTGTTCCTGCTGTTCGGCGCGCTGTTCTTCCTTGGACAGGGTTCCGTCGTCGCGCCCTTCATTTACACGCTGTTCTAA
- a CDS encoding MFS transporter, whose translation MLTRIFDYESASDAAPYRRFWTVRHDAPGRRAGFRACEDTMVQTSQETAATLSRVDGDAALRKIAARLVPFLIICYFAAYLDRVNLGFAAASMNASLGFSPTVFGWGAGVFFLGYALCETPSNLILHRTGARRWIARIMISWGLASGLMAFVWNETSFYALRFILGATEAGFFPGVILYITYWFPRLKRAQIFSWFLIAIPLSTVVGAPLSGMTLTLTDGLLGLHGWQWLFILETLPSILLGVASWFYLTDCPAQAHWLSAEEKDWLQDVLEKEQRDAPESETHVFWPALKDPRNLLLGFSYFGVVLALYGVNLWLPQIVAGFGFEPVAAGFVTALPYLIGTAAMIFWGWRSDRTAERYGHTMSAALLTALGLVWAGLATNAIVSIIAVTVAVCGTLATIPAFWALTTQRISGARAAASIAIINSIGHIAGFIGPYAVGWLKDSTGGFSSALFALSLGPILCAALTAATALRDRG comes from the coding sequence ATGCTGACCCGGATTTTCGACTATGAAAGCGCATCGGACGCGGCGCCCTACAGGCGGTTCTGGACAGTCCGCCATGACGCGCCGGGCCGCCGCGCCGGCTTTCGCGCCTGCGAGGACACGATGGTACAGACCAGCCAGGAAACCGCCGCCACCCTCTCGCGGGTCGACGGCGACGCCGCCTTGCGCAAGATCGCCGCGCGCCTCGTTCCCTTTCTCATCATCTGCTATTTCGCCGCCTATCTCGACCGCGTGAATCTCGGTTTCGCGGCGGCGTCGATGAACGCATCGCTCGGCTTTTCGCCGACCGTCTTCGGCTGGGGCGCCGGCGTGTTCTTCCTTGGTTACGCGCTCTGCGAAACGCCGAGCAATCTCATCCTGCACCGGACCGGCGCGCGCCGCTGGATCGCGCGCATCATGATCAGCTGGGGATTGGCCTCCGGCCTGATGGCCTTCGTCTGGAACGAGACAAGCTTCTATGCGCTGCGCTTCATCCTCGGCGCGACGGAAGCGGGCTTCTTTCCCGGCGTCATTCTCTACATCACCTATTGGTTCCCCCGGCTGAAGCGCGCGCAGATATTTTCCTGGTTTCTCATCGCCATTCCGCTCTCGACCGTCGTCGGCGCGCCCCTTTCGGGAATGACGCTCACCTTGACCGATGGACTTCTCGGCCTGCATGGCTGGCAATGGCTGTTCATTCTGGAAACGCTGCCCTCGATCCTCCTCGGCGTCGCGAGCTGGTTCTATCTGACCGACTGCCCCGCGCAGGCGCATTGGCTCAGCGCGGAAGAAAAAGACTGGCTGCAGGACGTTCTGGAGAAGGAACAGCGCGACGCGCCGGAATCTGAAACGCATGTTTTCTGGCCCGCGCTGAAAGACCCGCGCAATCTTCTGCTCGGTTTCTCCTATTTCGGCGTCGTGCTCGCGCTCTATGGCGTCAATCTCTGGCTGCCGCAGATCGTCGCCGGCTTCGGCTTCGAGCCCGTCGCGGCGGGCTTCGTAACCGCTCTTCCCTATCTCATCGGCACGGCGGCCATGATCTTCTGGGGCTGGCGCTCGGATCGAACCGCCGAGCGCTACGGGCATACGATGAGCGCGGCGCTGCTCACGGCCCTGGGCCTCGTCTGGGCGGGACTGGCGACGAACGCCATCGTCTCCATCATCGCCGTGACGGTCGCGGTCTGCGGCACGCTCGCCACCATCCCGGCGTTCTGGGCGCTCACAACGCAGAGGATCAGCGGGGCGCGAGCCGCGGCGTCCATCGCGATCATCAATTCCATTGGCCATATCGCGGGCTTCATCGGCCCTTATGCGGTGGGTTGGCTCAAGGACAGCACCGGCGGATTTTCGTCGGCGCTTTTCGCGCTCAGTCTCGGCCCGATTCTCTGCGCGGCGCTGACGGCGGCCACGGCCCTGCGCGACAGGGGCTGA
- the rplM gene encoding 50S ribosomal protein L13 produces MYGKTYSATPADIEKKWVLIDASGLVVGRLATIIALRLRGKHKATFTPHMDDGDNIIVINADKVVLTGRKRDQKVYHHHTGFPGGIKERSAKFILEGRFPERVLEKAVQRMLPRGPLGRQQLSNLRVYKGGAHPHEAQNPQTLDIAALNAKNSRSA; encoded by the coding sequence ATGTACGGCAAGACCTATTCGGCGACCCCCGCCGACATCGAAAAGAAATGGGTGCTGATCGACGCCTCCGGGCTCGTCGTCGGCCGCCTCGCCACGATCATCGCCCTGCGCCTGCGCGGCAAGCACAAGGCCACCTTCACCCCCCATATGGATGACGGCGACAACATCATCGTCATCAACGCCGACAAGGTTGTCCTGACCGGCCGCAAGCGCGACCAAAAGGTCTACCACCATCACACCGGCTTCCCGGGCGGCATCAAGGAGCGTTCGGCCAAGTTCATCCTCGAAGGCCGCTTCCCCGAGCGCGTGCTCGAAAAGGCTGTTCAGCGCATGCTGCCGCGCGGTCCGCTCGGCCGCCAGCAACTCAGCAACCTGCGCGTCTACAAGGGCGGCGCGCATCCGCATGAGGCGCAGAACCCGCAGACGCTCGACATCGCCGCCCTGAACGCCAAGAATAGCCGGAGCGCCTGA
- a CDS encoding peptide MFS transporter, with product MKSNVFAGHSPGLATLFGAEMWERFSYYGMRALLVLYMVDYLLTPGRMDSALGLPALKSALETLSGPLGPQPLASQIYGLYTGLVYLTPILGGLIADRWLGRSWTITLGAGLMVVGHFLMAYEPFFLIALLLIAFGCGAFKPNISTQVGELYARDDPRRDRAYSIFYVGINIGAFLAPLVCGTLGEKFGWHYGFMSAGVGMAVGLAVYLHGRPDLPRAAPRPRAVSTPVERRQFRRAIFGIALLFLPSALFWAAFEQQGNTIAIWADRFTDRSVNLFGWRAEIPVTWFQAFNPLMIFLFTPPLVAFWGWLARRGREPSTLRKLSLGCIGVAASFAVLALAATLRDGGKASWLWLLLYFSIITLAELHFSPITLSLVSHLAPVGARSALMGAWFTSMFLGNLLAGWIGSFWADVKSVQFFLMVGGLGLAGAIIVELAGRPLRKMLP from the coding sequence ATGAAATCAAACGTTTTTGCAGGCCATTCGCCCGGGCTCGCCACGCTCTTCGGCGCGGAGATGTGGGAGCGATTCTCCTACTATGGCATGCGGGCGCTTCTTGTCCTTTATATGGTGGATTACCTGTTGACGCCCGGGCGGATGGACTCGGCGCTTGGCCTTCCGGCGCTCAAAAGCGCGCTGGAGACGCTTTCAGGTCCGCTCGGTCCGCAGCCGCTCGCCTCGCAGATTTACGGCCTCTACACCGGCCTCGTCTATCTGACGCCGATCCTGGGCGGGCTGATCGCGGATCGCTGGCTCGGGCGGTCATGGACCATCACGCTCGGCGCGGGGTTGATGGTCGTGGGCCATTTTCTGATGGCTTATGAGCCCTTCTTCCTGATCGCCCTGTTGCTCATCGCCTTCGGCTGCGGCGCGTTCAAGCCCAATATCTCGACGCAGGTCGGCGAGCTTTATGCGCGGGACGATCCCCGCCGAGACCGCGCCTATTCGATCTTCTATGTCGGGATCAACATCGGCGCCTTCCTCGCGCCGCTGGTCTGCGGCACGCTGGGCGAAAAGTTCGGCTGGCATTATGGTTTCATGAGCGCCGGCGTCGGCATGGCGGTTGGGCTCGCCGTCTATCTTCATGGCCGGCCGGATTTGCCGCGCGCGGCGCCGCGCCCACGCGCCGTCTCGACCCCGGTGGAAAGAAGGCAGTTCCGCCGCGCGATTTTCGGCATTGCGCTGCTGTTCCTGCCGTCGGCCCTGTTCTGGGCGGCGTTCGAGCAGCAGGGCAATACGATCGCGATCTGGGCCGATCGGTTCACCGACCGCAGCGTCAACCTCTTCGGCTGGCGCGCCGAGATCCCGGTCACCTGGTTTCAGGCGTTCAATCCGCTGATGATCTTCCTGTTCACGCCGCCGTTGGTCGCCTTCTGGGGATGGCTGGCGCGGCGCGGCCGCGAGCCCTCGACGCTGCGCAAGCTCTCGCTGGGCTGCATCGGCGTCGCCGCGAGTTTCGCCGTGCTGGCCCTTGCAGCGACGCTGCGCGACGGCGGCAAGGCGAGCTGGCTGTGGCTGCTGCTCTATTTTTCCATCATCACACTAGCGGAGCTGCATTTCTCGCCGATCACCTTGTCGCTCGTCTCGCATCTCGCGCCGGTAGGCGCGCGTTCGGCGCTGATGGGGGCGTGGTTCACGTCGATGTTTCTCGGCAATCTGCTCGCGGGCTGGATTGGGAGCTTCTGGGCTGATGTCAAAAGTGTGCAGTTTTTTCTGATGGTCGGCGGACTGGGGCTCGCCGGCGCGATCATCGTCGAATTGGCCGGACGGCCGCTGCGGAAGATGTTGCCCTGA
- a CDS encoding IS1182 family transposase: protein MLRKPGPEQTALEMVTLDELVPADHLLRKIEAAVDFSFIHDRVAGLYCPDNGRPPLDPTLMFKALFIGYLFGVRSERQLVREIEVNVAYRWFLRLKLTDKVFDASTLSQNRRRRFQDESVAQDIFDRIVEQAMTRGFVSGKVLYTDSTHLKASANRNRFDKAMVEKSRADYWAALDAAVEEDRAAHGRKPLPEKKRQPPVVETKVSRTDPESGYMVRDGKPKGFFYLDHRTVDGRHGIILDSFATPANVHDSIVYLTRLDRQRERFDLDVRAVGLDAGYATAGIAKGLEDRGLYGVTGYRNPTPPRPGMMRKSAFKYDAEADVYRCPQGQALTYATTDRTGYRHYTSDPDQCRACPLLSSCTGNAKAERAITRHVWQDARDRVDAHRLTTEGRFIYKRRKETVERSFADAKQLFGHRYARFRGLLRVRWQCLLAAAAQNMKKIALLTASRAEPRPA from the coding sequence ATGCTTCGCAAGCCCGGCCCCGAACAGACAGCTCTCGAGATGGTGACGCTCGATGAGCTTGTCCCCGCTGATCACCTGCTTCGCAAGATCGAGGCGGCGGTCGATTTCTCGTTCATCCATGATCGTGTGGCGGGTCTTTACTGCCCGGACAACGGGCGGCCGCCGCTCGATCCGACGCTGATGTTCAAGGCGCTGTTCATTGGCTATCTGTTCGGCGTGCGCTCCGAGCGCCAGCTCGTGCGCGAGATCGAGGTCAATGTCGCCTATCGCTGGTTCCTGCGGCTGAAGCTGACAGACAAGGTCTTCGACGCCTCGACCCTGAGCCAGAACCGCCGCCGCCGCTTTCAGGACGAGAGCGTCGCACAGGACATTTTCGACCGCATTGTCGAGCAGGCGATGACGCGGGGCTTCGTGTCGGGGAAGGTTCTCTACACCGACTCGACCCATCTGAAGGCCTCCGCCAACAGGAACAGGTTCGACAAGGCCATGGTCGAGAAGTCGCGGGCCGACTATTGGGCGGCGCTGGACGCGGCGGTCGAGGAAGATCGCGCCGCGCATGGCAGGAAGCCTTTGCCGGAGAAGAAGCGCCAGCCGCCGGTGGTCGAAACCAAGGTTTCCCGCACGGATCCCGAGAGCGGCTACATGGTGCGGGATGGGAAGCCGAAGGGCTTCTTCTATCTCGATCACCGCACGGTGGACGGGCGTCACGGCATCATCCTGGACAGTTTTGCGACGCCGGCGAATGTGCATGACAGCATCGTCTATCTGACGCGGCTCGACCGGCAGCGGGAACGGTTCGATCTCGATGTGCGGGCGGTGGGGCTGGACGCGGGCTACGCCACGGCGGGCATCGCCAAGGGTCTGGAGGATCGCGGGCTTTACGGGGTGACGGGTTATCGCAACCCGACGCCGCCCAGGCCCGGCATGATGCGCAAGAGCGCCTTCAAATATGACGCCGAGGCCGACGTCTACCGCTGCCCACAGGGCCAGGCGCTGACCTACGCCACGACCGACCGCACAGGCTACCGCCATTACACGTCGGACCCGGATCAGTGCCGCGCCTGTCCGCTGCTTTCCTCCTGCACCGGCAACGCCAAGGCCGAGCGCGCCATCACCCGCCATGTCTGGCAGGACGCGCGCGATCGGGTCGACGCCCATCGCCTCACGACCGAAGGCAGGTTCATCTACAAACGCCGCAAGGAGACGGTCGAGCGCTCTTTCGCCGACGCCAAGCAGCTCTTCGGCCACCGCTATGCGAGGTTCCGGGGACTTTTGCGGGTGCGGTGGCAATGTCTGCTCGCCGCCGCCGCGCAGAATATGAAGAAAATCGCCCTCCTGACCGCCAGCAGGGCAGAGCCAAGGCCCGCCTGA
- a CDS encoding DMT family protein, protein MNFLRAPTVAPILLLILSNLFMTTAWYGHLKFPRLTMPQAIAMGWLIALIEYCLAVPANRIGYGAYSAAQLKTIQEVITLVIFMGFSFFVLGEAPSWRTLLGFALIAAGAFLVFQSK, encoded by the coding sequence CTGAACTTCCTGCGTGCGCCGACAGTGGCGCCGATCCTCCTGCTGATCCTGTCCAATCTGTTCATGACGACGGCCTGGTACGGCCATCTCAAATTCCCGCGCCTGACGATGCCGCAGGCCATCGCCATGGGCTGGCTGATCGCGCTGATCGAATATTGCCTCGCCGTGCCGGCGAACCGCATCGGCTATGGCGCCTATTCGGCGGCGCAACTGAAGACCATTCAGGAGGTCATCACCCTCGTCATTTTCATGGGCTTCTCTTTCTTCGTGCTCGGCGAGGCGCCGAGCTGGCGCACGCTCCTCGGCTTCGCGCTCATCGCGGCCGGGGCGTTTCTGGTGTTTCAGTCGAAGTAG
- the rpsI gene encoding 30S ribosomal protein S9 — translation MAETTLSSLADLNQAAVAAEAPKHEQKLDKYGRAYATGKRKNAVARVWIKPGSGKITVNGRDVEVYFARPVLRMILQQPLGVAKRAGQYDLVVSVAGGGLSGQAGAVRHGLAKALTHYEPELRSPLKKEGFLTRDSRVVERKKYGKRKARRSFQFSKR, via the coding sequence ATGGCCGAGACCACCCTTTCCTCTCTCGCCGACCTCAATCAGGCCGCAGTCGCCGCCGAGGCGCCGAAGCATGAGCAGAAGCTCGACAAATACGGCCGCGCCTACGCCACCGGTAAGCGCAAGAACGCTGTCGCCCGCGTGTGGATCAAGCCGGGCTCCGGCAAGATCACCGTCAACGGCCGCGACGTCGAGGTCTATTTCGCGCGTCCGGTGCTGCGCATGATCCTCCAGCAGCCGCTGGGCGTCGCGAAGCGCGCGGGTCAGTATGACCTCGTGGTGTCGGTCGCCGGCGGCGGTCTCTCGGGTCAGGCCGGCGCGGTGCGCCACGGCCTCGCCAAGGCGCTGACGCATTACGAGCCGGAGCTGCGCTCCCCGCTCAAGAAGGAAGGCTTCCTCACCCGCGACTCGCGCGTGGTCGAGCGCAAGAAATACGGCAAGCGCAAAGCGCGTCGGTCGTTCCAGTTCTCGAAGCGCTAA
- a CDS encoding methyl-accepting chemotaxis protein: protein MDFNSALEAMDSLIQGIRVTTDGVSTGVAEITYAAEDLSKRTEQQAASLEETAAALGELTATVKQTANGAHEARQFVTDARTGAFRSGEIVKQAVDAMGQIESSSRQISQIIGVIDEIAFQTNLLALNAGVEAARAGESGRGFAVVASEVRALAQRSADAARQIKRLIQISEGHVGNGVKHVSETGEALTAIVDHVMQIDALITSMAQSAQEQSSALGEVNTAVGQMDQMTQQNAAVVEETTAAATMMRQNATDLAARIQRFSVTAVEGETLDINRTSAGRVQSRRRAG, encoded by the coding sequence GTGGATTTCAATTCGGCCCTCGAGGCGATGGACAGTCTGATTCAGGGCATCCGCGTGACAACCGACGGCGTTTCGACGGGCGTTGCGGAAATCACGTACGCCGCCGAGGATTTGTCGAAACGGACCGAACAGCAGGCCGCCTCCCTGGAGGAGACGGCGGCGGCTCTCGGGGAACTGACCGCCACGGTAAAGCAGACGGCCAACGGCGCCCATGAGGCGCGTCAGTTCGTGACCGATGCGCGCACGGGCGCATTCAGGTCAGGCGAAATCGTCAAACAGGCGGTGGACGCCATGGGGCAGATCGAGTCGTCGTCCCGTCAGATTTCGCAGATCATCGGCGTGATCGACGAGATCGCCTTTCAGACGAATCTGCTTGCCCTGAACGCCGGGGTGGAGGCGGCGCGCGCCGGCGAATCGGGTCGCGGATTCGCCGTGGTCGCTTCCGAGGTGCGCGCGCTGGCGCAGCGCTCCGCCGATGCGGCGCGGCAGATCAAGAGACTGATTCAGATTTCCGAGGGCCATGTCGGAAATGGCGTGAAGCATGTCAGCGAAACCGGTGAGGCGCTGACGGCGATTGTCGACCATGTCATGCAGATCGATGCGTTGATCACGTCGATGGCGCAATCCGCGCAAGAGCAGTCGTCGGCGCTCGGGGAGGTCAACACCGCCGTCGGCCAGATGGATCAGATGACCCAGCAGAACGCGGCCGTGGTTGAGGAGACGACCGCCGCAGCGACGATGATGCGTCAAAATGCGACTGACCTGGCGGCGCGGATTCAACGCTTCAGCGTCACGGCCGTTGAGGGAGAGACGCTCGACATTAACAGGACTTCGGCGGGGCGCGTTCAATCCCGGCGTCGCGCCGGGTAA
- a CDS encoding ammonium transporter, producing the protein MRHSLIMGRIAAVVAALAATPALAQDAPKIDGADTAFMIVATALVLMMTLPGLALFYSGMVRKKNVLATMAQSLIATAIVSLLWIGVAYSLTFSGDGAYIGDAARVMLKGVGMDTVSPLATTIPEILFMAYQMTFAVITCALVGGSVAERMKFSAFILFCVVWLFIVYVPSAHWVWGGGFLQKMGLLDFAGGTVVHINAGIAGLVCALVLGNRVGFGRENLSPFDLSLAVVGTGLLWVGWFGFNGGSALGANSRAVFAIVATHLAACAGALVWSGLEWLQRGKPSVLGVISGAVAGLGTITPASGYVLPWQGVVIGLIAGAVCYWFCTVAKHKFRYDDTLDVFGVHGVGGIMGTLLAGVFATRAVTASESTPGVAGLLEGDPHQLVVQAIGVGVTVVWCVIGTLITLKIVSLFATLRVNSDDEREGLDIALHGEALHQ; encoded by the coding sequence ATGCGCCATTCCCTCATAATGGGACGGATCGCCGCCGTCGTCGCCGCGCTGGCGGCCACCCCGGCGCTCGCCCAGGACGCGCCGAAGATCGACGGGGCGGACACCGCCTTCATGATCGTCGCGACCGCGCTCGTGCTGATGATGACCCTGCCGGGTCTCGCGCTGTTCTACAGCGGCATGGTGCGCAAGAAAAACGTGCTCGCCACCATGGCGCAAAGTCTGATCGCCACGGCGATCGTCTCGCTGCTGTGGATCGGCGTGGCCTACAGCCTCACCTTCTCCGGCGACGGCGCCTATATCGGCGACGCCGCGCGGGTGATGCTGAAGGGGGTCGGGATGGACACCGTGAGCCCGCTCGCAACCACCATCCCCGAAATCCTGTTCATGGCCTATCAGATGACTTTCGCGGTCATCACCTGCGCGCTGGTCGGCGGCTCGGTCGCGGAGCGCATGAAGTTTTCCGCCTTCATACTCTTCTGCGTGGTCTGGCTGTTCATCGTCTATGTGCCCTCGGCGCATTGGGTGTGGGGCGGCGGCTTCCTGCAGAAAATGGGGCTGCTCGATTTCGCCGGCGGCACGGTGGTGCATATCAACGCCGGCATCGCCGGCCTGGTCTGCGCGCTGGTGCTGGGCAATCGCGTCGGCTTCGGCCGCGAGAACCTCTCGCCCTTCGATCTGTCGCTCGCGGTCGTCGGCACGGGGCTGTTGTGGGTCGGCTGGTTCGGCTTCAACGGCGGGTCGGCGCTGGGCGCCAATTCGCGCGCCGTCTTCGCCATCGTCGCGACCCACCTTGCCGCCTGCGCCGGCGCGCTGGTGTGGAGCGGGCTCGAGTGGCTCCAACGCGGCAAGCCCTCGGTGCTCGGCGTCATCTCCGGCGCGGTGGCGGGTCTCGGCACCATCACGCCGGCCTCCGGCTATGTCCTGCCGTGGCAGGGCGTCGTCATCGGCCTGATCGCCGGCGCCGTCTGCTACTGGTTCTGCACGGTCGCCAAACACAAGTTCCGCTACGACGACACGCTCGACGTCTTCGGCGTCCATGGCGTCGGCGGCATCATGGGCACGCTCCTCGCCGGCGTCTTCGCAACCCGCGCCGTGACGGCCTCGGAATCGACCCCCGGCGTCGCGGGCCTGCTGGAAGGCGATCCCCACCAGCTCGTCGTGCAGGCGATCGGCGTTGGCGTGACGGTCGTCTGGTGCGTCATCGGCACGCTGATCACGCTGAAGATCGTGTCGCTTTTCGCCACGCTGCGCGTCAACAGCGACGACGAGCGCGAAGGCCTCGACATCGCGCTGCACGGTGAAGCGCTGCACCAGTAA